Below is a genomic region from Coleofasciculus sp. FACHB-1120.
GCACGCTTCAGAGGTTGAGTTAGCGCAGGCGGTAGCAGCACAGGCAGCGATCGCAGTCACGCAGTCCCGACTGTATCAAAAAACTCGGCAGCAGGCGGAGCGGTTATTGGAATTAGACCGGCAGAAAACCGAGTTTTTCCAGAACGTTTCTCACGAATTTCGCACACCGCTGACTCTGATGCTAGGGCCGCTAGAGTCAGCGGTCAATCAGCATCAGGATATGCCCTACGATCAAGCTGCGATCGCTCTACGCAACTCTCGTCGCTTACTGCGGCTGGTCAATCAACTGCTGGATATCCAACGACTCGACGCCGGTCGGATGCAAGCCAGTTTCCGTCCTTGTAACTTAGTAGAATTTATCGAAACAATTATCGAAGCTTTTCGCCCCTACTGCGAGAAAAAAGGCTTGCAGCTGACGCTGGAAATGAAACGCTGCAAGCCGGTTTATTTAGATTTAGAAAGATTTGATAAAGTAATCTACAACCTTCTCTCCAATGCCATGAAATTTACCGAAGCGGGGGGTACGATAGCCGTGGTGGTGCAACCCGCTGGAGATCACGTCCGCATCCAGGTTTCGGACACCGGCATTGGCATTCGCCCGGAACAAATCCCCCATCTGTTCGAGCGCTTCCGTCAAGCGGAAGGGTCAGTCAACCGCTCCTATGAAGGCAGTGGCTTGGGTTTAGCGCTGGTGAAAGAACTGGTGGAACTCCACAGCGGTCAAATCTCTGTCGAGTCGGTTTACGGAGAAGGCAGTACCTTTACCGTCTGGCTGCAAACTGGAACCGCACACCTACCGCTGGATCAGGTGTTGGAAGTGCCAACTGAAGTCCAATCCAATCGTGCCGCTGTGGAATTGGCAGATTTGGAGGTGGAAGAAGAAACTGGAGACTGGGAACTTTTGAGACAGGATGAAGCAGCACCTACTCTAAATTCACTCCCAACAGAGTCGCAACCCGTATCAGGTTCCAGCGTCAATTCCTCCGTGATTCGCACCGTCTTAGTGGTGGACGACAATCCGGATTTACGAGCTTATGTGTCTCGGATTTTGCTCAATGATGGCTATCAAGTCTGCATGGCTCGAAACGGCAACGAAGGATTCGCTGTTGCCAAAGAAAGGCGTCCCGATCTGATTGTGACGGATTTGATGATGCCCTTTGTGTCCGGTTTGGATATGATTCGGATGCTCCGCGACAACCAAGAACTCAAGGGAACGCCGATCATTTTGCTCACCGCCAAAGTAGACGAAGATACTCGCATTGAAGGCACCGAGAGGGGAGCAGATGCCTATCTGGCTAAGCCATTTAACGACCGGGAACTGTTAGCGTTAGTCCACAATTTGCTAGCGCTAAAGGAAAATGAGCGCCGGGTGGTGGAGCTGAATTCTTATCTGACAGAATCGGTGCTGAAGCGCTTTTTACCGCCAATCATGGTGCAGAAGGCAGCACAAGGCGAACTGAAGTTAGACTTGAGTCCGGAACCCAGGTTAGTGACGGTTTTATTTAGTGACATCGTGGGTTTTACCAGTTTGGCAAATACCTTGCGAGCGCGACGAGTGGCTGAGTTGCTCAATGAATACCTGGAAGCCATGACTAAAGCCGTATTTGATAACGGTGGTACGGTGGATAAGTTTATGGGGGATGCAATTTTAGCGCTGTTTGGTGCCCCAGAGGAGCTGACACCCAACGAGCAGGTACGACGCGCGATCGCAGCGGCGCGGCAAATGCACGCTTCTTTGGAGCAACTTAATCAGAAATGGTTGGCGGCAGGCATTGTTGGCACGAGCGATCGCGCCGCCGTCCAGTTCCGCTGTGGCATTCACCAAGGCACTGCTGTGGTGGGAATGTTCGGAGGCGATCAACGGTCGGATTACACCGCTATCGGTCCCAGCGTGAATATTGCCTCGCGCCTTCAAGAAGCTGCGGAACCGAATTGCATCTTGGTTTCTGCTGCTGTTGCCGATTACCTGGACGAGCAGGAAATCACCAAAGGTAGCCCCCTCAAGCTCAAAGGCATCGATGAAACCGTCCTCACTTTTGCGGTGGAACTCAAAGAAAGTGCTGGGGACTGAGTAAAGTGCTGAGTCCTCAGTCTTCAGCACTGGTCTCTGCTTTGCGCTTGTCGCTGTGGGTGGCGCTGATTTCTACCGTCTTCGTTGCGATCGCGGGAGGACTGCTAGGCTACCTCTTGGCACGTTACCGCTTTCCCGGTCGAAACTGGGTGGATGCGATCGTTACGCTGCCCCTAATTTTGCCGCCGACTGTGGTGGGATTCTATCTGCTGGTTCTCTTTGGACGCCAGGGGTTAATTGGACGTCCTCTCTACGAGGCGACTGGTTGGACGCCCATTTTTACCTGGCAAGGCGCAGTCTTGGCGGCAAGCATTATGGCGTTACCGCTGATGGTAAAAACGACAAAGGCAGCTTTAGAAAGTGTTGACCCCGTTTACTTACAAGCCTCTGCGACATTGGGTCAATCGAATCTGCAAACCCTCTGGCGCGTTTGGTTGCCTTTAGCCTGGAAAGGTATCCTGGCGGGAATTGTCCTGAGTTTTGCCCGCGCTTTAGGAGAATTTGGCGCAACTTTAATGATTGCGGGAAATATTCCCGGTGTGACGCAAACGATGCCAATGGCAATCTACGAAGCCGTTCAGTCAGGACGCGACAACATCGCCTTGATTTTGGTGGTTATTCTCACTTCGCTGTCTCTGTTCATTCTTTTTTTGACAAATTTTCTGGAACGTAGCGGATTCAGGTGAATGTTTACTGTTTCTAACAATAAGAGTCCTTCAAGTTTTGAGAATGGCACTACCAAACCAGCGTCCCAACGATCCGCCTCAGAGTCCCACTACTCGCCACTTACATCTTGTTAGCGCATCAACTCCACCTCCTTCAGAGAAGCCAGATGCGATCGCCTCCCAGCAGCAGCGAGTCAATGCCCGGAATCGCTCTACATCGTCCACGGTGTGGAGTATTTATACCCTAATTTCTGTAATTGTCCATGTATTAGGGATGTGGATGTTGCAGAGGTTAATCATGGGAACTGCCATCGTCGATGTGGGTACGGAACCCATTCCCGTTGATCTGATTACCACCGTTCCCAATGCCGAAGATAGGTTGGAGCCACAAGCGGCACCTCCCCAACAGAGGCAAGAGCGCGATCGCAATTTTAACGTTTCAGGTGGAAACCCAGTACAGCAGCCGATACCCGCCCAGATTCCCCAGGAAAATTCTCCGGTAAATTCTCAACCAAGGATTCAACGCTCTTTCAGAATCCGTTTAAATCCTTTCCCTCAAGCTCAAAACCCTACCGCTAACTCGCCTTCTACCCCGCAAAGACAGCAGCCGAACTCTGATGTTGTTGCGACCAGACCGAGCATCCCTACACCCGCTCAGCGCCCGCCATTGGTGCCGCAACAACCTCCTGAAACGGGTCGTCCCTTGGGGTCATCCTCCCAAGATGCAGGAACCCCGGCACCTGCACCGCCATCTCAACCGCAGCCATCATCGTCCCAACCCGTCGAACCAGCCCCAGCTCCTGTCACCCCTCCGCCAGCTCCTCCTGTACAGGCAAGCCAAGCCCCAGCTCCCATTCCACCAGCACCGCCTGCTGAGGAGCCACAAAGCGCACCGTCACCCGCACCCGCAGCACCCGCAGCGCAAGGGAAAGGCGTTGTGGCAACTTTGTTCAATGTCCGCTCTGGTAACGCTGGTGCTGATGAGCCGAACCAATTAGCGGTACCGCAGCAAGCGCAGAAACAAATTCCCGACCTTGATTATCCGCTGCTAACTGGGCAAGCTCCCGACGAGCCTATCGTCTTGGAAGTTTTATTGTTGATTGATAACACGGGTAAACCGTCAGTTCAGCGAGTGCTGCAAGGAAGTGGAAGTTTAGCCGATTCGCAGTTTGTCAATGAGCTAATTCAAGGCTGGAGATTTCAACCCGCTTACATGGGAGGTGGAGCCGTTGACAGCTTGCTGGAAGTGTCTATCCGAGTTTCTCCTCTCTCCCAGTGAAAATAATGCACGCCTCCCCTACTCAAGCTCTAAAAAATTGTGGTATACTAATCTAGTTATGGTTTGACCATACCTCAATTTGCGGGTGTAGTTTAGTGGTAAAACCTCAGCCTTCCAAGCTGATGATGCGAGTTCGATTCTCGCCACCCGCTTTTTCTTTTATACAAAATAGTTCAGCCATCGCTTTCTTGTCTTTGAAGCAAAAGCAGGCGATCTCGCTTTCTTCTTACCATTCTCTTTAACCCGTTTTAACGGGTTAAAGCTTTGAGCCGGAAATTTATTTCCCGGCGACAATCTACGCGATCGCCACTTCCAATCCGAATTTTTAAACTCATAGCATTTTGGCGCACCTACTACCATCTCATCTGGGCAACGGAATCTCGTCAACCTCTAATTACCCCAGAAAGAGAGGCTGAACTTTACAGTTATATTATCGGCAAAGCTGATGCAATTGCCTGTATTATTCATGCAATTGGTGGTATCGAAGATCATATTCATATTGTGGCTTCCATTCCACCAAAGTTATCAATTGCTGATTTCGTAAAAACCATCAAAGGAAGTAGTGCTTATCATTTGAACCATACTCCATTAGCTTCTGGTTTAGCGTTTAGCTGGCAACATGGATATGGAGTGTTTTCATTAGGAGGTAAGCAATTGGATGAAGCGAAGGCTTATGTGAATAATCAAAAGCAACATCATTTACAAGGAACGGTTATTTCAGCTTTGGAACGGGATGATGAGCCAGGAAGGGGAGCGTAGTGAGCGCAGTGAGCGCAGAAATAAATTTCTGGCTCAAAGCTGAAACCCGTTAAAACGGGTTGGGGAAATCAAATCAATTTGGGTTGCGATCGCCTCTGGTATTTAAATGTCAGCCAGTAATTTTGCTGCGGCTAGATGTAGTTTTTTAGCCGTGGGTGGGAATACTAAATAAGGGATGTGATCGCGCACTGTATCCGAAGTTGAATTATGCGATCGCGTCTCTGCAATGCTTGTAGGACTTGACAAATTACCTTTTTATGAATTAGTTTTCTAATAAATAGTATTTATGTACTAATCTGGAAGAAAGTGATCGCACATTGTCTCCGAAGTATAGTCATCCATAAGTTGATTAGCTGATGTTCAATATGTCTCTTGGTTATGCCTGGGAAAAGTTTCATCTATCTGTACTCATACTAGCTGGTGGTCAAGGCAGTTTACAGAAGAGGCTTACACTTACCAACTGGGACTACTCAAAGTAGAGCAAGTTCCAGAAGAATTACAGGAAGCGTTTAGCTTGCTAAAAGAAGAATTAAAAACAGTTAAATGTCCTGACAAGCAAGTAAATTTTGCGTCAGTTCAAAGAGCTATAGGCACAGAAAAGGCAAAGGAACTAGCCGAAAACATTGTCGAAATATATGACGATATAGCGCAAATATATGGTCGTACTAAGCAGTAATCCATGAACCTACTCAACGCGAAGTGTAAATTTTGAGTTATGGATAGCCAGAGAAAACCCAACAACTACTGGGATGAATTGACTAATCTAGAACGCGAACTTATGGCTTTTATTAACGAACACGGTACGCTCGGTTTAATGCCAAGAGCTATAAAATTCGTAAAAGCTGGGCGCAGTGATTTAGCAAACGCCATGCGTAAGCATGGTGGATTTCAATCGGTAGCTGAAAAATTAGGGTTAACTTACGCTAGAAAACGACCTGGCTATTGGGATGAATTCACTAATGTTAAACAAAACCTATTTACCTTTATTGAAAAAAATGGTGTTTTTGGTGTGATGCCAACAAAACAAGAACTCCAAACCGCTGGTTATGGTGACTTAGCAAATGCCATTGAGGGAGAGTATGGAGGATATGCAGCAGTAGCAAAGCGGTTAGGTTTGACTTGTGCAAAAAGACAGCGAGGTTATGCGGATGACATAAACAATGTCAAACATGAAATTTTAGCCTTTGTCGAAAAACACGGTACTCCCGGAGTAATGCCGACAGAAGGAGAACTTAAAAAAGCTGGTCAAGGCGCTCTTTTGGGAGCTGTGAAAAAGCATGGTGGAACTCACAAGGTAGCTGAACTATTAGGGCTAGCTTGTGTGAATAGACAGCGAGGTAGCTTGAATGACTTTGAGTGCTTTGCAGGGGAGCTTCTAGCTTTTATTGAGAAACAAGGTACTGCCGGAGTAATGCCGACACAAAAAGAACTTGCAAAAGCGAAGAAAACCAGTCTTGCAAGTGCTATTGCGAGGCATGGTGGTTTTCCCACTGTGGCTGAACGATTGAAATTGAAGTTTACTCATACAGCAAAGCCAACCGATTACTGGAAAGACTTTGCCAATGTAGAACGAGAACTTTTCGTCTTCATCGGGAAAAAAGGTACTCCCGGTATGATGCCGGAATTTTATGAACTTGTCCGCGCTGGACACAGTTCCCTCGCAAGTGCTATTGGAAGGCACGGCGGATTTTCAGCAGTAGCTGAACGTTTAGGGCTGAAGTTGTCGTACACGGCTGGGTGGACAGTAGAAGCTATCCGCAGGTTTGTTGCCTCTCTAATAAACCATCTCGGAACTCTCACGCCTGCCGAACTCTATCTACTCTTCCAGCAGAATGGGATGCTTCAGAGTACAGGCAGGGGGAAAAGCTTTGTAAAGGCTCTTGCTACCGGACGATTCCCGCAAGAAGAGATTGAAAAGTTCGTCAATGGTCAGTCGTCAACCGTTGATAAATTCCTGCAAGACAAGCAGTTGACTCTCGAAGCGCTTGAAACTAGCGGCAATAATGACATCTCTGATAAAGGAAATGTAACCTCCCAGGACAATCTTGACGACCAGATTGACAAGACTGTTGAAGCATCCGAAGAAGAGGACGACCTTGACCTTCCGGTTGTCCAGACGCGGGAAGTCCTGGCATCCTTAGATCACTCCGTCGTATCCTCAGCCGATGAAGAAGCTGTCGAATTTCTCATCGCATCGGCAAAGGCAAAGATTTGGAAGCACGTCTTTTGGGATGAAGCCGCAGCCGTAGCGCAGGCTCAAAGCTACACAGGCGACAGCTACGCCGAAAAAGTTAAATCAGAATTCCTAGACGAATATCATCAAGCCAAGAATCTCCCCATCCCAACTGGCTACACCTTCCGTATTAACGGCAAAATAGCAGAACCCAACCTCATGCAGCGACTCGCCGCCGTTCAGGTACGCGACAAGAAACGAGTCGGCAATTGGTCGGGAACTGGTGCAGGCAAAACCCTCTCCGCCGTCCTCGCCAGTCGCGTCATTAACGCTCATCTGACCCTTATCTGCTGTCCTAACAGCGTTGTTGATGGTTGGAAAAAAGCGATTCTCAACATTTTCCCGGATAGCGCGATCGCTACCAAAACCTTTACACCCGATTGGGCAAAAGCTTTCGCTGACGAAACTGGGTTAGGTGAGGCGCTGAATTCAAATGCTCACCGTTACATCATCCTGAACTATGAGATGTTCCAGCAGCCAGATTCCGCTGATTGGGTGCGCTCATTGGTGGAAAGTGAGTTAATCGACTTCATCGTTATTGATGAAATCCACTACACAAAACAACGCCATGTCGAGAATATATCGCGGCGCAAGCAACTGGTAAGCGCATTCATCACCGCCGCCAGCGATCGCAACCCAAATCTACACATCATTGGGATGTCCGCAACACCAGTAATTAATAATTTGCAAGAAGGGAAAAGTTTGGTTGAACTGATAACAGGAGTCACCCACGACGAACTCGACATCCGCCCAACCATCCCCAACTGCATGAAACTGCACCAGCGACTCGTTTCCCTTGGGATACGCTGGATGCCTGAGTATAACTTGGGTTACGAGCAAATCGAGATTCCTGTAGACTGTAGCGAATTTATCGAAGAGATCCGGGCGCTTGGTCAGAATGGCACCCCACTTGAACTTGAGAAAATCCTCACTCGCGCCCGATTACCTGACATTCGCCGCCACATTCAACCGAAAACCCTAATTTACACCCATTACATCCAGGGAATCGACCGATTACTGAGAGAAGCGCTAGAGGAAGACCGATGGAAAGTTGGCTTCTACACAGGCGAAGATAAATCGGGTTTAGAAGGGTTCTTGAATGGCAAAATTGATGTACTCATCGGCTCTAGCGCCATTGGGACTGGCGTAGATGGTCTACAGCAAGTCTGCAACCAATTAATCGTTAACGTCCTTCCCTGGACTCATGCTGAGTTCGAGCAACTGAAAGGTCGCATCTACCGCCAAGGACAACGCCAAAACAACGTAAAAATGGTGATTCCGCTAACTTACGCCATCGTAAATGAGCAGCGGTGGTCTTGGTGCGACTCGAAAATGCAGCGACTGAGATTTAAAAAGTCTATCGCTGATGCTGCTGTTGACGGTGTAGTTCCAGAGGGATACTTGCGATCGCCTGCCCAAGCCTATCAAGATGTAATCGCTTGGCTAGAACGCCTCGAAGCGGGCGTTGTCGAAGTTATCACCCG
It encodes:
- a CDS encoding response regulator, with protein sequence MKSQASKKPKILVVDDEPDNLDLLYRTFHREYKVLRADNGPAALEILAHEGDVAVIISDQRMPLMSGTEFLSLTATQYPDIIRIILTGYTDVEDLVEAINAGKVFKYVTKPWDATELKALVQQAMDTHNVLKVRTEELCRTLRRESLLNTVTNTIRSAQYRRGGSPLQQVLQTIVETVGHMLEVSVCILRPFQEDGMADEGFIYQQQDAKGKRQSSGLIISELSPSSGQRTAGLRTEEEGGTAPSSVLLPESSLGEPLGESETGHGQQNEDPHSVLSLQSSVLSQLVWETHDVEVINDVETDERLPGDTPVIRQRLEAMRQADIHSSLVVPLYCQLELMAVLALHQCGQPRVWQDDEIQLVVMVADQAALALSQARAYEQVSRLAQREALVNTITTAIRSSLDPQDIFAAITQQLGQALEVDGCALSLWRREDEFVQCVGLYDGTESLVLDTSGSENSIFGNPSEAFVAKTLELDPHLGNHASPLQAKNPQLPHSVVPIAGNPVLQELLNTQHPVAVHDLDRNPEMNGFDLPLRSPARALLVVPLLSDGQIIGSITLRQTNRPRRWHASEVELAQAVAAQAAIAVTQSRLYQKTRQQAERLLELDRQKTEFFQNVSHEFRTPLTLMLGPLESAVNQHQDMPYDQAAIALRNSRRLLRLVNQLLDIQRLDAGRMQASFRPCNLVEFIETIIEAFRPYCEKKGLQLTLEMKRCKPVYLDLERFDKVIYNLLSNAMKFTEAGGTIAVVVQPAGDHVRIQVSDTGIGIRPEQIPHLFERFRQAEGSVNRSYEGSGLGLALVKELVELHSGQISVESVYGEGSTFTVWLQTGTAHLPLDQVLEVPTEVQSNRAAVELADLEVEEETGDWELLRQDEAAPTLNSLPTESQPVSGSSVNSSVIRTVLVVDDNPDLRAYVSRILLNDGYQVCMARNGNEGFAVAKERRPDLIVTDLMMPFVSGLDMIRMLRDNQELKGTPIILLTAKVDEDTRIEGTERGADAYLAKPFNDRELLALVHNLLALKENERRVVELNSYLTESVLKRFLPPIMVQKAAQGELKLDLSPEPRLVTVLFSDIVGFTSLANTLRARRVAELLNEYLEAMTKAVFDNGGTVDKFMGDAILALFGAPEELTPNEQVRRAIAAARQMHASLEQLNQKWLAAGIVGTSDRAAVQFRCGIHQGTAVVGMFGGDQRSDYTAIGPSVNIASRLQEAAEPNCILVSAAVADYLDEQEITKGSPLKLKGIDETVLTFAVELKESAGD
- the modB gene encoding molybdate ABC transporter permease subunit; this encodes MLSPQSSALVSALRLSLWVALISTVFVAIAGGLLGYLLARYRFPGRNWVDAIVTLPLILPPTVVGFYLLVLFGRQGLIGRPLYEATGWTPIFTWQGAVLAASIMALPLMVKTTKAALESVDPVYLQASATLGQSNLQTLWRVWLPLAWKGILAGIVLSFARALGEFGATLMIAGNIPGVTQTMPMAIYEAVQSGRDNIALILVVILTSLSLFILFLTNFLERSGFR
- the tnpA gene encoding IS200/IS605 family transposase, which produces MAFWRTYYHLIWATESRQPLITPEREAELYSYIIGKADAIACIIHAIGGIEDHIHIVASIPPKLSIADFVKTIKGSSAYHLNHTPLASGLAFSWQHGYGVFSLGGKQLDEAKAYVNNQKQHHLQGTVISALERDDEPGRGA
- a CDS encoding DEAD/DEAH box helicase family protein — translated: MDSQRKPNNYWDELTNLERELMAFINEHGTLGLMPRAIKFVKAGRSDLANAMRKHGGFQSVAEKLGLTYARKRPGYWDEFTNVKQNLFTFIEKNGVFGVMPTKQELQTAGYGDLANAIEGEYGGYAAVAKRLGLTCAKRQRGYADDINNVKHEILAFVEKHGTPGVMPTEGELKKAGQGALLGAVKKHGGTHKVAELLGLACVNRQRGSLNDFECFAGELLAFIEKQGTAGVMPTQKELAKAKKTSLASAIARHGGFPTVAERLKLKFTHTAKPTDYWKDFANVERELFVFIGKKGTPGMMPEFYELVRAGHSSLASAIGRHGGFSAVAERLGLKLSYTAGWTVEAIRRFVASLINHLGTLTPAELYLLFQQNGMLQSTGRGKSFVKALATGRFPQEEIEKFVNGQSSTVDKFLQDKQLTLEALETSGNNDISDKGNVTSQDNLDDQIDKTVEASEEEDDLDLPVVQTREVLASLDHSVVSSADEEAVEFLIASAKAKIWKHVFWDEAAAVAQAQSYTGDSYAEKVKSEFLDEYHQAKNLPIPTGYTFRINGKIAEPNLMQRLAAVQVRDKKRVGNWSGTGAGKTLSAVLASRVINAHLTLICCPNSVVDGWKKAILNIFPDSAIATKTFTPDWAKAFADETGLGEALNSNAHRYIILNYEMFQQPDSADWVRSLVESELIDFIVIDEIHYTKQRHVENISRRKQLVSAFITAASDRNPNLHIIGMSATPVINNLQEGKSLVELITGVTHDELDIRPTIPNCMKLHQRLVSLGIRWMPEYNLGYEQIEIPVDCSEFIEEIRALGQNGTPLELEKILTRARLPDIRRHIQPKTLIYTHYIQGIDRLLREALEEDRWKVGFYTGEDKSGLEGFLNGKIDVLIGSSAIGTGVDGLQQVCNQLIVNVLPWTHAEFEQLKGRIYRQGQRQNNVKMVIPLTYAIVNEQRWSWCDSKMQRLRFKKSIADAAVDGVVPEGYLRSPAQAYQDVIAWLERLEAGVVEVITRPKIVIPIPDNDPADVQRRLRRYGDFSAMNRHWNQTQSETTHQRLQENPEEWANYHTLYAELRKNWAVIPYQEMIRWCQQRSGYTIGDFGCGEAKLAEAVSDRHTVYSFDHVAVNTDVIACDMAHVPLEDERLDVAIFCLSLMGANFTDYLREANRTLKLDGHLHIIEATSRFSDRTQFQTDLEALGFVVVSVQDVWKFTHIRALKTERKPQDGVKLHF